In the Agrococcus sp. Marseille-Q4369 genome, one interval contains:
- the rplK gene encoding 50S ribosomal protein L11, with product MAPKKKVTGLIKLQIQAGAANPAPPVGPALGQHGVNIMEFCKAYNAATENQRGNVIPVEITVYEDRSFDFVLKTPPAAELIKKAAGVKKGSGVPHTTKVGKLTMAQVEEIAQQKLADLNANDIEGAKKIVAGTARSMGITVEG from the coding sequence ATGGCACCCAAGAAGAAGGTCACGGGTCTGATCAAGCTGCAGATCCAGGCCGGCGCCGCCAACCCCGCACCGCCGGTCGGTCCGGCGCTCGGTCAGCACGGCGTCAACATCATGGAGTTCTGCAAGGCGTACAACGCCGCGACGGAGAACCAGCGCGGCAACGTCATCCCGGTCGAGATCACCGTCTACGAGGACCGCTCGTTCGACTTCGTGCTCAAGACCCCGCCGGCCGCAGAGCTCATCAAGAAGGCCGCTGGCGTCAAGAAGGGCTCCGGCGTCCCGCACACCACGAAGGTGGGCAAGCTGACGATGGCGCAGGTCGAGGAGATCGCGCAGCAGAAGCTCGCCGACCTCAACGCGAACGACATCGAGGGCGCGAAGAAGATCGTCGCCGGCACCGCCCGCTCCATGGGCATCACCGTCGAGGGCTGA
- a CDS encoding pyridoxal phosphate-dependent aminotransferase, with protein MNRIAARIAAINESATLKVDAKAKALKAAGRDVISYAAGEPDFATPPNIVEAAQRALADPKNYRYTPAPGLPELREAIAAKTKRDSGLEVEPSQTLVTNGGKQSVYQAFQTILDPGDEVLVPTPYWTTYPEAIALTGARQVDVFAGAEQGYLVTVDQLEAARTERTKALLMVSPSNPTGAVYPAERIREIAEWSERNGLWVVSDEIYQNLVYDGERAVSVVEAVPALADRTILVNGVAKTYAMTGWRVGWMVGPADVIKAAGNLQSHLTSNVNNVAQRGALEALTGPQDAVADMLTAFDRRRRTIVEELSRIPGFSVPTPKGAFYVYADVSALLGREWGGVRAETSLELADLMLEQAEVAAVPGEAFGPSGYLRFSYALGDDALLEGVQRLQRLFAA; from the coding sequence GTGAACCGCATCGCCGCGCGCATCGCCGCCATCAACGAGTCCGCGACCCTCAAGGTCGACGCGAAGGCCAAGGCGCTCAAGGCCGCCGGCCGCGACGTCATCAGCTACGCCGCGGGCGAGCCCGACTTCGCCACGCCGCCCAACATCGTCGAGGCGGCCCAGCGCGCGCTCGCCGATCCGAAGAACTACCGCTACACCCCGGCGCCGGGCCTGCCGGAGCTGCGGGAGGCGATCGCGGCGAAGACGAAGCGCGACTCGGGCCTCGAGGTCGAGCCGAGCCAGACGCTCGTCACGAACGGCGGCAAGCAGTCGGTCTACCAGGCGTTCCAGACGATCCTCGACCCGGGCGACGAGGTGCTCGTACCGACGCCCTACTGGACCACCTACCCCGAGGCGATCGCGCTCACCGGCGCCCGCCAGGTCGACGTCTTCGCGGGCGCGGAGCAGGGCTACCTCGTCACGGTCGACCAGCTCGAGGCCGCGCGCACCGAGCGCACGAAGGCGCTGCTCATGGTGAGCCCCTCGAACCCGACCGGCGCCGTCTACCCGGCCGAGCGCATCCGCGAGATCGCCGAGTGGTCCGAGCGCAACGGCCTGTGGGTCGTGAGCGACGAGATCTACCAGAACCTCGTCTACGACGGCGAGCGCGCCGTGTCGGTCGTCGAGGCGGTGCCGGCGCTCGCCGACCGCACGATCCTCGTCAACGGCGTCGCGAAGACCTACGCCATGACCGGCTGGCGCGTGGGCTGGATGGTCGGGCCCGCCGACGTCATCAAGGCGGCCGGCAACCTGCAGTCGCACCTGACGAGCAACGTCAACAACGTCGCGCAGCGCGGCGCCCTCGAGGCGCTCACCGGCCCGCAGGACGCGGTCGCCGACATGCTCACCGCCTTCGACCGGCGCCGCCGCACGATCGTCGAGGAGCTCTCGCGCATCCCGGGGTTCTCGGTGCCGACGCCGAAGGGCGCGTTCTACGTCTACGCGGATGTGTCGGCGCTCCTGGGCAGGGAATGGGGCGGCGTGCGCGCCGAGACCTCGCTCGAGCTCGCCGACCTCATGCTCGAGCAGGCCGAGGTCGCCGCGGTGCCGGGCGAGGCGTTCGGCCCCTCCGGCTACCTGCGCTTCTCCTACGCGCTCGGCGACGACGCCCTGCTCGAGGGCGTCCAGCGGCTGCAGCGCCTCTTCGCCGCGTAG
- the secE gene encoding preprotein translocase subunit SecE — protein sequence MAENAIEEAPRTREGGSRNPFLRLWTFLKEVLVELRKVVTPTRKELIRYTLVVLVFVVFMMLLVSGLDLLFGSLVGWVFGDIPLFGLA from the coding sequence GTGGCTGAGAACGCGATCGAGGAGGCACCCCGCACGCGCGAGGGCGGCTCTCGCAACCCGTTCCTGCGCCTGTGGACCTTCCTCAAGGAAGTCCTGGTCGAGCTCCGCAAGGTCGTCACGCCGACGCGCAAGGAGCTGATCCGCTACACGCTCGTCGTGCTGGTGTTCGTGGTGTTCATGATGCTCCTGGTGTCGGGTCTCGACCTGCTGTTCGGCTCGCTCGTGGGCTGGGTCTTCGGCGACATCCCGCTGTTCGGCCTCGCTTGA
- the nusG gene encoding transcription termination/antitermination protein NusG, translated as MSDVNDLDIELNKALDDLVPDEGKPEEPATDPYEDFKREMRLKPGKWYVIHSYAGYERKVKANIASRAENMQVDGIYEIQVPTEDVLETKNGQAKRVNRVRVPGYVLVRMDLNEDTWSVVRHTPGVTGFVGNAHNPAPLRFDEAFTMLKPIADEQLAEQQKTAPSQQPNQVTVEVDFEVGETITITEGSFAGFPGTISEIQPASRKLTVLVSLFERETPVELGFGQVSKL; from the coding sequence GTGTCTGACGTCAACGACCTCGACATCGAGCTGAACAAGGCGCTCGACGACCTCGTCCCGGACGAGGGCAAGCCCGAGGAGCCCGCGACCGATCCCTACGAGGACTTCAAGCGCGAGATGCGCCTCAAGCCCGGCAAGTGGTACGTCATCCACTCGTACGCCGGCTACGAGAGGAAGGTCAAGGCCAACATCGCCTCGCGCGCCGAGAACATGCAGGTCGACGGCATCTACGAGATCCAGGTGCCGACCGAGGACGTGCTCGAGACGAAGAACGGCCAGGCCAAGCGCGTCAACCGCGTGCGCGTGCCCGGCTACGTGCTCGTCCGCATGGACCTGAACGAGGACACCTGGTCGGTCGTGCGCCACACGCCCGGCGTCACGGGCTTCGTGGGCAACGCCCACAACCCGGCCCCGCTGCGCTTCGACGAGGCGTTCACGATGCTCAAGCCGATCGCCGACGAGCAGCTCGCCGAGCAGCAGAAGACGGCGCCCTCGCAGCAGCCCAACCAGGTCACGGTCGAGGTCGACTTCGAGGTCGGCGAGACCATCACGATCACCGAGGGCTCGTTCGCGGGCTTCCCCGGCACCATCAGCGAGATCCAGCCGGCGAGCCGCAAGCTCACCGTGCTCGTCAGCCTGTTCGAGCGCGAGACTCCGGTCGAGCTCGGCTTCGGCCAGGTCAGCAAGCTCTAG